Below is a genomic region from Numenius arquata chromosome 8, bNumArq3.hap1.1, whole genome shotgun sequence.
TCCCTATGAATTCTTTTTATAAGCAAACAGAGGAAGTATAAGTTTAGGAAGAGACGAGGAGTTCAAAATAGACAATATATTAAAATCCTAGTTTTAGtacagttaggaaaaaaatattaaataatagttTTACTTTGGGTcagtaaaaatataaacaacattTCACTCCATAGGCAGTTTGAAACTTGGGCAGAATTATCTGGCACTTAGTAACCATCAATCAGCCCCAGTTTTGTCtgagagaaaaagcaacaaaaccagtgAGCCATTAAATTTGTGACCAACATTCTGAGTTTTGTAATAGgataaataaatatgtttccAAAAGTGGGGTGTAGTTggataatgtatttttttgtttgagacTCCCACTATATTATTGTGTGGGTTTAGGAATGCGTTTTAACTTTTCTGTTCTGGAGTATGACATACTCTGTCAGTGAAGAAGTGATGAAGTCACAGCAGAGTTGAAACTGGAGGCCAGAAGTTGGCCTTGGTGTTCTTCTCCAATTTGTCTGAGAAGCTGAACACCTTTCATAAGAACTAGAGTATCAGCCATCTGATCACAGCTGGCTTTGGGTGTGGGATTTAACTAACAGGAAATGTCTGAATTGATAGTAGTTAAGGTGAAAAAATATGCGTGTTGGAAACGGATTCTGAAGGACTTCTTTTGTGGCTTTCTTGAAGTATTACTACTTTGAGTCTTATTGCTGTGTGTCTGAGGAGTAACTTTAGCTCTCAGCATCCTTATTTTGCCCCAGTTTCCACTGAATGTGCCCAGTTCTGATACGGATCCTTACCAAGAAAATCGATAGGTAGCTCCTAATTTCCCTCTGGCTCTTTGGAGACATTTAATAAGCTCCCACCAATGATTTTCAAGGTAACTTCTGTTCCAATACTGTGATTTTCTAGGCATTTTTTGAGGGACTGGAACTTACCTGTAGCGCTGCAGTTCCGATTCCAGCTGCTGAATGTATATTTGCAGATGTGGCACTTCATTAGCTTTCACCTCTAGCTCCTTCACTTTGCCAAGACTGTTGAGGACAGCGTGTCTCGCTTCTTCAACCTTCTTCCTCATTTCCGCTTGTTCCCTCTTCAGGTTTCGGTTGCAGTCTTCCAGATTGACCAGAGCCTCCTGAGAGCTCTTCAGCTCTCTTTCCAGCTCTTGATTGAACCTCATTGCTTCTTCAATTTGCCCATCCCTGGAGCTCCGGATGAGTTCCACTTCCTTCAGGACACTTTGAAGGCACTTGGTCTGGGAGTGGTTCTGCATTAATTGTCTGTTAGTCCCTATAAAACAGGTCCCCTCTTCCTTATGGTTAGCATGGCATTTCCGCAGTCCTACCTGTAACGAACGGGAGCAGAAAGCAGGGAgaaattaatgtgttttaaagCAACGGATGTTTTAATCAAGACTGAAAATGGCTGGAttgtgttttgttggggttttttcaatgACATATAGTTGACCAGTAACCAATAAGCTCCTTTGTGAAATACAGAGGCAAGAAAACAATCTCTGTTTCGTAGACTTTTGTAAAACTTTCGTAGTTTTTAAATATgtacatttaaatttaattttaaagctacTCATCGAAGTGGAAAATTAGGTTATTGCACAGGTTTCTGTATAGCTTTAACGTCATTACTTTAGTCTGGCCTCAAAAGGCAAAGtagtattctgaaaaaaaacatttccagttaTATTTTTAAGTCACGTTGGATAGAAAGTGAGCAGAGAGCAGCTGGTGGTGCTCTGGACCTCTCATCTTTGTCCTCCTCCTGATTCTCTCTGGGGCCTCCGAGTGGTGACTTTGTGTTTGGTTGTGACTTCCTTTCACTTTTCACATGGGAATGGTAGAAGTGGCTTTCACCTGCCGTGCGGGAGGTTGCGAAGCCGGACAGCCGGCTAACGCCGATGGCAGTGTCACACGTGGAGCAGAGGTCCCCAGGCGCTGTCTTAGTGTTCAACCCAACCTGATCAGCCCCCCCAGGAATACCGGTGAGCCCAGCCCTTTGCCTGCTCCGTGCTGTTTCATGCCAGAACAATTTAACTGCCATTAAGTAGGTGTGTGTTTCGCTTGAGCCAGTACAGCAGGAACAGAAACCAGCCCCTGAGgtagctgctggagtgtgtccagaggagacccaccaagctggtgaggggtctagataacaagtcatatgaggagaggatgagggaaccgggcatgtttagtttggaggaagCTGAGGGAGacgtcattgccctctacaactacctgaaaggaggttgtagagaggtgggtgttggcctcttctcccaagggaataatgacaggaccagaggaaatggtctgaagttgcagcaggggaggtttagattagatattaggaagaattactttactgagagagtgctcaggcactggaacagcctgcccagggaggtggtggagtcgccatccctggaggtatttaaggaacgtgtagacatggcacttcagggcatgctctaatgcccgagattgttgggttgtgtctatttgtgggtgggtgtggggtgtggttgtgggtgtttggtttgtgtgggttttgttttttgtggttggggtgttttgttttttttttgtggttggactcaatgatctcaaaggtcccttccaaccaagaagattctgtgattctgtgatggggcTCTGCGGGAGCCAGAGATTGTTCATCAGCCCTTTGGCAGGGCTGGCTCCCACCCCCAACTCGCACGGCCACGCTCTGAAGAACACACACTGCTGATGTTTCCGAGGGAGAGCTCTCGGGCATTTAAGGCTGGGTCATTAGATGTGCTCGTGCAGGTAAGAATCAAAAAGTTCTGtcttactttggaaaaaaacccgcAGTGGTGCGTAACTGGTCTGTAAGTGACTTAGGGCATGTGCCATAGGAAAAGCCGTGTTATACACCTAGGTTTGTTAAAATTGTAGAAGGCATCAATTTAGCAGGGTGGTTTTCAGTGTGTCCCTAAAACAGACATAACGTCCCACTGCTGAAAATACAACATTTCTCTTTAAAGACTCTATGTAACCAAACTTTGCTAAAAAGTTGATGCCGGAGATGAAAGAGCAGCCTCGATCTATGCCATACTCCTTTTAGAAACGGGTCTGGGGACGGTTTTTAACACCGGATTTTCAAAGAGCGGCATCGTCCCTGAGCGGCACATTAATGAGGGCTAAGGTGATTAGCGGGGGGCTCCGGGGACCCGGGCGGCACACTCAcctgcagggccaggcagcgGGCGTCGCTGCTCTGCAGGGCGGCCCGCATGTCCTCCACCAGCTCCCGCAGGCTGccgttctcctcctccagcttggCGATGCGGTCCTCCGCCTGCTCCAGCGCCACGATCTCCTCGTAGCACTCGGGCGAGCagggccccgccggccgccgctccgccgcccgccccccgccgccggcccgccccgccgccccggccccggccccggggggctcccggcggcggcggcgggggctgcgcaGGCGGATCTGGGTCTCGATGTGCTCGCTCTCCCGGCCCAGCGGCAGGCGCGGCGGGGCGCTGCCCGCCTTGGTGCTGAAGTAGCCGCAGAGGCGGGCGTGGAACTGGCGGAAGGTGAGCTCGGCCGAGAGGCCCTCCCACAGCCCCGCACACTCCtcgggctcggccgccgccgcctcctcctcctccagccccagcacctggCACAGCGTCCGGAAATCCTCGCCGGGGATCCTGCCCGCCCCGGCGCAGTCCAGGTGGTGGAAGATCTCCTGCAGGTACTGGTCCAGCCCGGTGGCCAGCACCACGATCTCGTTCTCCACGCCGCGGTCCAGCCCGTAGTGGTAGGCCAGGGCGCTCACCAGCCACTGCGTCCGCCGGGCCGGCCGCCCGTACGGGTCCCAGCCCTCAGGCGGCTCCATCGCGCCCGCCTGCCCCGCCGACGGCCGCGACCATCCTGCCCCCGGGCCGGCCGCCCCGCTCGCCGGCTGCGCCCCCGACACGCCCCGatcggcgggcggggcggggcgggaccggGCGGTGTCCCGGGGGGCTCCGCTCATCCCGCTGGCGGCGTCTCTTTTCCCACCGGCCGCTTCCCCCTCAACGGGGGCGGCTTGTTGTGGCGGTGGCCCCCCGGCCCTGTGGGGTTCACCGGGCAAAGCGGGCAGCTTGCCACCCCGCTCCCTAAAAAACCAAGCCTGGGCTCAAAGTCTGCTTCGAACCTCTCATTTCCTTCTGGTTCCTTTCTAATGTGAGCAAAACGATAACATTGCAGAATGCAGTTTGACAAGTTAACGCCTGTGAACAAGTAAATGGTCCCATTAAATTCATTACACTAATATGCTTAAAAGTTTGCCatctttctgtttgcttgtttttttcacttctgtagaTGTGGCGTCTTTATGGTAAGGGCATGTCTTTGTTAAGTTGTTCTTTGTGATAGAGATGAATAAAATTTAAACTGGTTCAGATGGCTGAGCTTTCCAAAGCAGGGATCTTTTGGTCAGTTTTTGGTTATGGAGTAAGATCTCTTTGAAAATTAGACGTGACTCAAAAGGGGCACCCAGCCTCAATCAGTTCCGCTTGAGTGGAACTCTGGGCTGCATAGgcaagagtgtggctagtaggtcgagggaagtcattctccccctctactctgcactggtgaggccacaactggaatactgcatccagttctgggctccccaattcaagagggatagggaactactggaaagagtccagcgaagggcaacaaagatgatcaagggattggagcatctcccttatgaagaaaggctgagagagctgggactctttagcctggcgaagagaaggctgaggggagaccttattaatgcctataagtatctgaagggtgggttgaaggaggagggagccagactcttttcagtggttcccagtgagaggacgaggggcaacaggcacaagctggaacataagaggttccactcaaatatgagaagaaacgtctttacggtgagggtgccagagccctggaacaggctgcccagggagggtgtggagtccccttctttggagattttcaagacccacctggatgcagtcctgagtagcattctctaagcaatcctgcttcagcaggggagttggactagatgatctatacggtcctttccaactctaaaaaaaaattcagtgaaattcagtgaaattcagtgagtgcTTAAAAACCTTCCCTGTGAACCCTGGCTACCTTTCCTGCACTAGCAGCCCACCAATTTCAGAGGGAGCCTGTGCACAGCGTCCAACCAGTATTTGTTGAATGCAGCTACGATCAGGGAGCAGCACGAGTGGGGCTGCTCCATCGGCAGGGACACACCACACGCCAGTGGTGACCGTGGCACCAGCTGTGCCTGAGGCCTGAATAGGGAGGCAAGGTTGGGGTGGTGATAACAGACTCCATTAACAGCCCCAGACAAGGAAGGGTGGTGAATAAGCCAGGTCTGGGGTCCATCCAAGAAGTCCTGTTGAGCAGCTGCAGGTAGGGACAGGGCTGGTGGAAAGGCTACCATGCAGGTCCATCCAGTAGAGTGGGCAGGGACCAGAGATAGCTACACCTACAGCATCGCTCAGGGAAGGACAGGGGGCTCAGCGCTGGGTGCCAGTGGTGCTCTTGGGCAGGGAGTGTGGGTCCATCTGAGGATGTTCAGGGTAGGGAAGGTCTGATGGTGCGCTCAGGGCCTGGATGCTGCTAACGCTTCCTACAGTTGAATGGGATTGTCGACTGACTTCTGCATGCTGTGCATCATCAAGAAAATGCATCCTTTAGAAGGCCGTTGACCTTCCTCTTCACTAAAAATCAAATTTCTGATTATTTCGATGGTAGGCTGGTAACATAAAAGGCTGTTTTGCTGGAGATCTCCCTTTGGAGATCCAGGTTCCCTAAAGGTACTCAGTGCTCCACAGGATCAGCCTTCCTATTCTCAAGGGCTGAGTTTTACCCACCAGTGATCTGCTCTTTATTTATTATCCAAAATAGTAGTGTGTTTTGTCATTGTGCGGTCAATAGGAATCTCCTAATGGAGATTCTCCAGCTCATGGATTTACTtctatttggtttgggtttggtggttttttgattgtttgaggttttttgagATATTCTTGTACCTTTAAAGAGCGTTTCTACCATTTTCCTCGTATGTAGTGATGCATAACTTGTAACGGTTTTGATTGACTTGAGGAGTGACTGGATGAACTGACAGGTTTTTTTCCGTGTttaacatatgcatatatattccTTATTCACTCCCATAGCCATGTATACCTATCAAACTTCAGCTTTGCTTAGTCTGATAATGTTATTAATGCAAGAACTTGACTTGGGGTCAAAATGTCTCTGTAACGCAGCACCAGAGAGATACAGGAAAGACAAAAACATAAACCTGGAGTGTTTTTAGCAGATCCTACAGAAATCCTTGTCCGTTACTCACCCACACCAAACCAACTGACCGACTGACCCCAAACACTGACTAAAGCATCAAGGCCCTGGAGCTGGACAATGCAACAATCAAAACTTGGTTTTGGTATGGCTGGTTTCAATTGTAAAAATGTTTATCAAGTGGAAATAATTGATTTAAAGGCTGCCAGAGTCTTTACCAGGCTATAAACGTGTCAGTGTAAATTTTACTTTAGCATCTATAGTTTCttgggggtgtctctgggtgGAAGAGAGTTAATGGCACTGGGGAGCATCTGGGCCTCAGTTGAACTCCTCGTTGCCCATCTGCTGGGCTTCTGGTTTGCAGGAGTGAAGGACACAAATGACCTGGAAAATCTTGGGCTTTCTGTGTTGTGACTGGAACAGGAAAGTGAGCGTGTCAGAACAGTGTCAGGTCATGTTCACCAAAGTTCCACCTCTGAAAGAAAGCAGATACCTGATACTAGGAAACCCCCCAAACCTTTAGTCGTTGTGTATTCTTTGGTTTTTCAGGAGAAGCTCTGACTGACGGGCACTTGGGGTTTGTATCatgtttccttaaaaaacaaCCACCTGACCCCATACTTTTAAACACCGGACAACTGTGAAAACAGTTGGACCAGAGAAACCTTAATGTCCCTGTAGCCTCCCTGTGATGAGGAGGTTGGGTTTAGTAGATGTAACCTCTCCTTTTGCAGCctgcttttcttcaaaaccaATCCATTAATTGCTCCACACTTAACCCTTTCTCCGGTGCAGCGCTTCGGGTATCGGAGGAACAGAAAAGCCTGTCACGGTGTAATTACAGTCACTCTTGTATTTGCTCCCGACTATTGTGAGACTAAGACTTTACTCCTGACCCAGACAAGGTTTGCCTGTTCCCTGACTTATTCTCTAAACCTCCTCAGGCAACGTTTTATTAAGTATCGAAGGGCTTTTTACTAAGTTGTTCCCAGTTCTGGTAGCACGCTCCAGTCTCATTTGTGTGGTGGGTTGTCGTTCAGCACACAGAGCCAGTCAGCACTGCGGGGCTGTGGAAAATGCTCATCTTGCCAAAAGATCACttcattacagtaaaaaaaaaaaacattttattccttCCAGACTTTCTACTACCAAGGAGAAAAGTGAAAATGTAGTGCTAAGTACctgaaatgtgttttccaaaCCCTTTCCAAGTCATACTCTGATGTTATTGATACTTCTAAAATTGTTGTTTCTGAAGCAGTTGCTTTCGTAAGGAGCCTCAGAGATGAGTTAAAATAATATTAGCGGCGCAGCGTTGTTCTTGGCATGGTCTGGAGTTTACTTGCAACTCCAAAAATGTTGGGcgttgtctttttgtttgttagGTCCGGCGCATTGGGACAGCTCTGCGTATACAGtgagacaaagaaggaaaaatgtgattAAACGTCCCGATCTGTCGTGTAGTTCTGCTTCTGCCTGCAGCACGTCTGCATTTAATACTCACACAGACGGGACGAAAATGTCCCTGTTCCAAATGGACGAGAACTGGTGTCTGGAGCCCCTCTTGCTGCGGAGCTGATGGGAAACCACTGGGGTTAACCAAAGACCTTGCCAAACTGCAACTTGGTTTTTATCCTGAGTAATATTAGTGATATTACTAATTACTTTGTGGTCTTTCTCAGGGTGTAAACTATTTTAAGGGAAGAAACGATGTGTTACTTAGTCTGCAGAGGAAACGGCTGTGGCTCTGAATAACCAGGTGTTGTGTTTGACATTTCTTAGCTGTTCAGCATCTGGAACAGTTTAAAGGATCTTCTACAGTAATTAGAAAAGAGAAATCTACTGCCTTCAACTTTTATTTAGTGGTGCTCATGGGGtacatgtttcttttttatgaGCAAATTTTGGAGTAGATGGAGGGGGAAAATTGGAAATTCAGCATAGTGTAAGTGAGACCGGCATTTGGCTCGTAGAGCTCCAGTCGCTGTGACTCCTGGCTTCTGGTGTCTCCATCCGACCCCTTTGCCAGCAGGTCCTGCGCAGGCTGTGGGGACCAGAGGTGATCTCAGCCTCTGCTATGAAGTTTTGACTCCTGTTAAGAGTGTGTATCGAAATTACttcagaaaagtattttccttctaaaatatgGATGCCATTGTAGCTTCTGCCGTAAATGAGACTGTAGATTCTCAGGATAAACATGTATTACTTAGAGTTAGCCTTTTTACAGCACTTTTTCTCCTGAATATTCCTAAATACCAGAGCTGACCGAGTCTGTGTGTACAGGTGAGGGAATGGAGGTGCAGTGACTGTAAGGAGCAGATACAAGGAGGGTGACGGAAGCTTCAGCCTTGGTGTTGAGACCCTCTTTGTGCCCGTCTGGCCATTCCCATGACATCTAGAACCTGAAATCCAGTTTGGATGTAGCCCAGTCTGACAGGTTCCTAGCAGGTGTATCTACAGCACTTTAGAGCTGAGGGCTGAAGTGGAAGACCGGCATCTAGGATTTGGGGTAGGTTCTTTCACACCTGACCGAGGTAGGTGTGAAAGAAGCACCAAACTGTtgaattattttaagatttgaGTCCTTCTGGGCTTTATGTGCTTTTCAGTTTCGCATGAAACGTTCAGGTGCTGTCATTGGGTTTGTCTGATTTACCAAACCCCACTCATGAAGGCAGCGGCAGATACGGGAATGGTGTGCCAGGAATGTGTGTGTTCTTTCGTTCATGGAACACTCCCTGAACTGGTGAAGCCTTTATCTACCAGGAAAGTGTTTCACGACAATCATGTTTTATTCCATTGGCATTTTAATTTCCACCCAACTGCTTTTTCTCAGACCATTGAGATGTCAGCCCGAGTTCCTAATGATGGGTTGTGAGACACAATCGTGTGGGAAAACAGAACCAAAATCTGTGAAATTAATCACTCCACCCTTTTTCACCCCCCCTGCGCGAAATATTATCAAACTAAATGGACTAAAGTGGGCTTAAATACTGAGCTGTTCACGTGAAAAACAGGATGTGTGGTTTGTGcaagaagacaaaatatttaattattatttggtGTATAACTGGTGAATTAATCCTGTAATGGTTGTGCTGCTGTCTAAGGAAGAAGGAGCTTGATCTGGAAGTTGTGCGTATGTGGAATGTTCGTTATCACTTAGGCAATCTGAGGCTCCGCAAAGGGAGCTGGTGAAGAATAAGTAACGTGCCTGAATTTACACGAGGGTTTGCTGCTCAGGGGTTTGGTGTATAGATAATCCTGTGATGCTCTCTCCGAAAAACATATCTGTCTCTGTTTCTGTCTGGTTTATTCTTATTTCTGCTGAGGCATTTGGATGGTCGTGTTCTTCAAATTACTGACAAGTGAACATGCTGAGGCATTTTCTTGATTTGTTAGCTGCGTGCATAATTAATGACATACTACCAGTTGTAGACAATCCTTGTCTCATTTCTTTGCCCACTCTACCATGAATATCATCCGTGTTCAGGGCAAGAAAGACAAAtttatgcagtgaaaaaaaagcagggacacctcccaccagaccaggttgctcaaagccccctccaacctggccttgaacccctccagggatggggcagccacagcttctctgggcaacctgggccaggctctcaccaccctcacagcaaagaatttggagaaaataatttaaaaatgaaaggaaggtgTCAGCACATCGTCAAGGAAAGCCTATGCTGTTTGAAGCGTGTGAGGAGCCAGGGCTGAGATTTGCAGATGTGGTGAGACGCTGTCACTGCAGTTTCTAGAACAAACTACCGAAGCGGGAGCTTTTGGAACATCTCTGTGCACTTTGGCTTATTCCACTTTAGCACtatagctttataaaaaaaaacacctccccGGTAGGAGGAACGGCGCGGTGGCTAGCTCGCTGCTGCGGTGGCCACCAGTCCGATGGCGGCTGCCGTGCCCGTCTTCCCCCGGGGGGGAACCACCGGGGGTCGGGGGACGCCGGGCAGGGCGAGCAGGCTGCCGGCGGCGCAGGGCAGGCGGCTCCTGGCGACGGAGACAGGTTTAAGGCGGCTTTGGTGGCTCGTTAGCGGCCGGTCTCCAGTAGCCAGGTCAGTAGCCGAGCCCCCGGCGGCCGTTGGTGGCCGCTGGGCCCGAGCAGGCGCTCGGGGGCCGGCCCGTGTCGCTGGGCTCCCCCGGAGCTCAGCCGAAAGGGCTCCCCCTGCTTCCTAAGAATAAACTCCTTCCAAAACTCAGCTTCCCTCTGCAGTTAGGCGAGAAAGCGACAGTTTACAGCCTCAGGTGACATCCCCCCTTCTCAGTGTTTTGAGCGTTGTGTTGGTGTTTGCTGAATGCAGTGATGTGCTGTTACCCTGCCTTGTCACTTGGTTGGGGACTTCGGCGTGGCTTGTCCCTGCGTCCAAAAATTAATCCCTTGGGTATATATGTTACATACTTTGAAAGCATTTTTGCAACGGGAAAATTTGGACCTCCTCCTGCTATCCTGCTTTGGTTGTAATAGGGATTTTTATTTCAGgagtaaaataaagctgtttgtCTTGTTCCATAGCCTTTGAGTCCGACTGTACATCAAGATGGCAAAGCGAGAGCATAAGAATTCAAATGCAgtggaagaagaggaggtggaggaagatgATAAAGAAGAGAATAGAGACTTGAATACAATCTCCCCGGAAAGGAGTTTTGAAACTGAAACCCCAGAGGTGGTTGGGGGTGGTGAACATCAGACCCCAGAGGGTGAGAGCAACAGGCTCCCCCCGTCTCAGGAAACCTCAGTGGAACTGGATGGCTCCCACACTGTCACCTGCACATTCACAGTGTCACTAGCTGTCCCTGTCCTGCCTACAGGCAAGTACCTAATACAGGTTTTCCTAAGAACCCTTCTTTTATTACTTCATAAATTTGTGCGGCAGAGTCCTGAATGGTTTAAGGAGATCTTTAAGGAGAAGGTTTacggccttccagtgcctgaggggggcctacaggaaggctggggagggtctgtttacaaaggcctgcagtgacaggacgaggggcaatggttttaagttggagaaggggagatttagatcggatattaggaaaaagttctttaccatgagggtggtggaacactggaacaggttgcccagggaggtggttgaggccccttcccttgagatattcaaggtgaagctcgacgaggccctgggcaacctggtctagttgggggtgtccctgctgactgtggggaggtcggactagatgacctttggaggtcccttccggcctggaccaatctatgaatcatgtTAGAAAAGGTGTCAGTCAATTTGAATTTTCCTGGGTAGATTGCTCAAGAAAGTGGCAGTGGGACACGGGCGCCTTTTATCATTGGGTGATTGTCAGTAGTGACGGAAAACACTTTCCTGACTGCTGACTCCTTGGTAGTAACAGCTATTCAAGTTGATGATCTTAACTGGGGCTTATTAATCAGTCCTTGcctaataatgaaaataaaggtGGATTTTGGTGTATATACTCAGCATGGCTAATGATGATTTTGAGTAGTTTAAAGGTGGTATCGTAATTTTAGGAGAAGGTGGCAGCTGATCAAGGGATGAGGTGTGATTCTCCTGGGGCACAGAGGTGTTTGGGTATGGCAGGAGAAGGTACGTTCAGCCTTCCCCTGAGCAGAGTGGAACTCTGCTGTATGGGAGTTATCTGGGTAACAGGAC
It encodes:
- the EFCC1 gene encoding EF-hand and coiled-coil domain-containing protein 1 translates to MEPPEGWDPYGRPARRTQWLVSALAYHYGLDRGVENEIVVLATGLDQYLQEIFHHLDCAGAGRIPGEDFRTLCQVLGLEEEEAAAAEPEECAGLWEGLSAELTFRQFHARLCGYFSTKAGSAPPRLPLGRESEHIETQIRLRSPRRRRREPPGAGAGAAGRAGGGGRAAERRPAGPCSPECYEEIVALEQAEDRIAKLEEENGSLRELVEDMRAALQSSDARCLALQVGLRKCHANHKEEGTCFIGTNRQLMQNHSQTKCLQSVLKEVELIRSSRDGQIEEAMRFNQELERELKSSQEALVNLEDCNRNLKREQAEMRKKVEEARHAVLNSLGKVKELEVKANEVPHLQIYIQQLESELQRYRSEIMRFPLPSSSSPAQKAGAAVPEGRYCLAVVQDRHSPTGGAGISENEDQLFRSVEGQAASDEEDEKWAGDQPAQVEQMKKIMAKLPCCGRGCDEKVWKKLMSYLESTNRDGYDTAPVELTERVTQLPEQLELKGHQVKKLETNLEEMKGPLRGELQQKVEEAELLKMELQMLETERVRLSLVEEKLMDVLQLLQQLRDLNISKRALGKILLSTLESCRDPQPGKAHLFEVLDMLYQELTACELLQSQPMEKARSRQSLSNPLVISC